The Natronoglycomyces albus genome has a segment encoding these proteins:
- a CDS encoding DMT family transporter, whose protein sequence is MSAVNASVTSSAPGHGRRSFALPASAAVLVAITGGAVMSGQSAVNGLFGTALGSALAAAVISNLVGGSLFTGTLLASPAVRMGMRRLWHRPMPLWMYCGGVFGALIVLSAAVATPVIGVALFMIAIICGNIIGGLCTDAIGLSPAGKMRPTRARLLGSALAIAAIAIAQSHAGDAGIAWALIALAFAAGAGGAVQASFNGHVNLISGNVLATGFINFLFGTGVLLIVAAPIAVHANWGDLTYPSAWWMYLGGVCGAAIVICATVAVRHIGALGLALGALTGQLAGAILLDVAISGQAPSWQVLTGAALAALAAWLATRPNAPRRVRPTP, encoded by the coding sequence GTGTCGGCTGTTAATGCGTCCGTGACCTCGTCCGCACCCGGGCACGGGCGGCGGTCATTCGCGCTACCCGCCTCAGCTGCCGTGCTCGTCGCCATCACCGGTGGCGCGGTCATGTCCGGTCAATCCGCCGTCAACGGGCTCTTTGGCACCGCGCTTGGATCGGCACTAGCCGCCGCCGTGATCTCCAACCTCGTCGGTGGCAGCCTCTTCACCGGGACCTTGCTGGCCTCACCGGCAGTCCGGATGGGAATGCGGCGACTATGGCACCGCCCGATGCCACTGTGGATGTATTGCGGCGGCGTCTTCGGTGCCCTGATCGTGCTCTCCGCCGCGGTGGCCACTCCGGTGATCGGCGTCGCGTTGTTCATGATCGCCATCATTTGCGGCAACATCATCGGTGGACTGTGCACCGATGCGATAGGGCTAAGCCCGGCCGGAAAAATGCGGCCCACCCGTGCCCGCTTGCTCGGATCAGCCCTGGCGATAGCCGCGATCGCCATCGCCCAAAGCCACGCTGGGGACGCTGGTATCGCCTGGGCGCTCATCGCGCTGGCCTTTGCCGCCGGCGCCGGGGGAGCGGTGCAGGCATCCTTCAACGGGCACGTCAACCTCATCAGCGGCAATGTCTTGGCAACTGGCTTCATCAACTTCCTCTTCGGCACCGGAGTACTACTCATCGTCGCCGCGCCTATCGCCGTTCACGCCAACTGGGGCGACCTCACCTACCCCTCAGCCTGGTGGATGTACCTGGGAGGAGTCTGTGGGGCGGCGATCGTCATCTGCGCGACCGTGGCCGTGCGTCACATAGGCGCACTCGGGCTCGCCCTTGGCGCGTTGACCGGCCAGTTGGCCGGGGCCATTCTGCTGGATGTGGCCATCTCTGGCCAGGCCCCCAGCTGGCAGGTGCTCACTGGGGCGGCGCTGGCGGCGCTGGCGGCATGGCTGGCGACACGTCCCAACGCGCCTCGTCGCGTTCGGCCCACTCCTTAG
- a CDS encoding phosphoribosyl-ATP diphosphatase, with protein sequence MKTFEQLWAELAEKATTRPDGSKTVAELDAGIHTIGKKIVEEAAEVWMAAEHESDERTAEEISQLLYHLQVMMLARGLTLDDVNRHL encoded by the coding sequence GTGAAAACCTTCGAGCAGCTGTGGGCAGAACTGGCCGAAAAGGCCACGACCCGACCGGACGGTTCCAAGACCGTCGCCGAGCTGGACGCTGGAATCCATACCATCGGCAAGAAAATCGTCGAAGAAGCCGCTGAAGTGTGGATGGCCGCCGAGCACGAAAGCGACGAACGTACCGCCGAGGAAATTTCCCAGCTCCTCTACCACCTCCAGGTGATGATGTTGGCCCGAGGACTCACCCTCGATGACGTCAACCGACATCTATAG
- a CDS encoding GntR family transcriptional regulator: MNWVFDENSPIYRQIAQMIKNEILNGTLAPGSKIMSTNEYATFYNVNPATVQKAFRELVETGILYKQRGIGMFVAEDAHERMSFEFRTRFFTEVLDPIVDQARQAGIPLEAVIRYLRSKEDESP; the protein is encoded by the coding sequence GTGAACTGGGTTTTCGACGAAAATAGCCCGATCTACCGCCAGATCGCCCAGATGATCAAGAACGAGATCCTCAATGGCACTCTGGCCCCGGGCAGCAAGATCATGTCAACTAACGAATATGCCACGTTCTACAACGTCAACCCGGCCACGGTGCAAAAAGCCTTTCGCGAACTGGTGGAGACCGGCATTCTATACAAGCAGCGAGGCATTGGAATGTTCGTGGCCGAGGACGCGCATGAACGCATGTCGTTCGAGTTTCGGACGCGCTTCTTCACCGAGGTCCTTGACCCCATTGTGGACCAGGCCAGGCAAGCGGGAATTCCCCTGGAAGCCGTGATCCGCTATTTGCGAAGTAAGGAAGACGAATCACCATGA
- a CDS encoding RsmB/NOP family class I SAM-dependent RNA methyltransferase: MSRPEKRPRRSGKPGRPSEATSGPQPRRSAKRANRGPRTQATRGAQGQPRVVALETIRAVSERDAYANLVLGKLLTDNHVSGRDAALATELAYGSLRSSGTLDAILAAASGRDVTTLDAALLDVLRLGAYQLLYTRIQDHAAVATTVALAKGHVSPKISGLVNAVLRKVARHDLDGWVNQLAKDDEQYALSLRHAHPQWIIDAFASSLAANGHHGELAACLEADNRAPSVHLCARPSRMERDDLAAQTGGAMGTLSPYAVHLPSGDPATVAAVAAGAAHVQDEGSQYAALALAEAPLEGPDQAWVDLCAGPGGKAALLGSLAQQRGARVDAVEVAEHRATLVSQSVKGLPVTVHHADGRAFGTEASADRVLVDAPCSGLGALRRRPEARWRKRASDLDDLEILQKELLTSALRMARVGGVVAYVTCSPVLSETQAITDWALQSHACELIGQPRQLWPHREGTDAMFVALFRKLAQ, translated from the coding sequence ATGAGCCGTCCAGAAAAACGACCGCGTCGTTCCGGCAAGCCAGGACGCCCCTCGGAGGCCACTTCGGGACCTCAACCGCGCCGCAGTGCCAAAAGGGCCAACCGGGGGCCTCGTACTCAGGCAACTCGTGGAGCCCAGGGCCAACCGCGCGTCGTCGCCCTCGAAACCATCCGGGCAGTGTCCGAACGCGACGCCTACGCCAACCTCGTCCTCGGAAAACTTCTCACCGACAACCACGTCAGTGGACGCGACGCCGCGTTGGCCACCGAACTGGCCTATGGATCATTGCGCTCCAGTGGCACGCTCGATGCGATTCTGGCCGCAGCGTCGGGCCGTGACGTGACCACGCTCGATGCGGCGTTGCTCGATGTGCTTCGGCTGGGGGCATACCAGCTGCTATACACCCGTATCCAAGACCACGCGGCCGTGGCCACGACAGTGGCTCTGGCCAAAGGGCACGTCAGCCCGAAGATCTCCGGTCTGGTCAACGCGGTGCTACGCAAGGTGGCTCGCCATGACCTTGACGGCTGGGTGAATCAACTGGCGAAAGACGACGAGCAGTATGCCCTGTCGCTGCGCCATGCCCACCCGCAATGGATCATCGACGCATTTGCATCGTCTCTGGCCGCGAACGGCCACCACGGCGAGCTAGCCGCGTGCCTGGAGGCGGATAACCGGGCGCCGTCGGTGCATTTGTGCGCGCGACCCAGTCGGATGGAGCGAGACGACCTCGCCGCGCAAACTGGCGGCGCGATGGGAACCTTGTCGCCATACGCGGTGCACCTACCTAGCGGGGACCCGGCCACCGTGGCGGCTGTGGCGGCTGGCGCGGCCCATGTGCAAGACGAAGGCAGCCAGTATGCGGCCCTCGCGTTGGCCGAGGCCCCCTTGGAGGGGCCCGACCAAGCCTGGGTTGACCTGTGCGCGGGGCCCGGAGGCAAGGCCGCGTTGCTGGGGTCTTTGGCTCAGCAACGCGGCGCCCGCGTGGATGCGGTGGAGGTAGCTGAACATCGCGCCACGTTGGTAAGCCAGAGCGTCAAGGGCCTGCCGGTGACGGTGCATCATGCGGACGGTCGCGCCTTCGGTACCGAGGCAAGCGCCGACAGGGTGCTCGTCGATGCCCCGTGTTCGGGATTGGGCGCGCTGCGTCGCCGGCCGGAAGCGCGGTGGCGTAAGCGGGCCTCTGACCTGGATGACCTGGAGATTCTGCAAAAGGAACTGCTCACCTCGGCGCTGCGTATGGCCCGAGTGGGAGGCGTGGTCGCATACGTCACCTGTTCGCCGGTCCTCTCCGAAACCCAAGCCATCACCGACTGGGCTCTGCAATCGCATGCGTGTGAGTTGATCGGGCAACCCCGACAGCTGTGGCCGCATCGTGAGGGCACCGACGCGATGTTCGTGGCGCTGTTTCGCAAATTGGCACAGTAA
- a CDS encoding bifunctional 3,4-dihydroxy-2-butanone-4-phosphate synthase/GTP cyclohydrolase II, giving the protein MTILDKVEDAIDDIAAGRPVVVVDDEDRENEGDLIFAAEFATAELLAFTVRHTSGYICVPMEAQDCKRLDLPPAFHTNSDPRGTAYTVSVDARTGVSTGISAADRARTIRLLSSPETKPTDLTRPGHVVGLRARDGGVLTRPGHTEAAVDLARMAGARPTGVLCELVNDDGTMQRLPQLRAFADEHGLKLISIADLIEYRRRTEKQVERLAEAQLPTAHGHFRAIGYRSSIDDAEHVALVKGDIGDGENVLVRVHSECLTGDAFGSLRCDCGPQLQSALAEIERAGRGIVLYMGGHEGRGIGLVHKLQAYQLQDRGRDTVEANLELGLPADGRDYRISAQILAELGVRSMRLLTNNPLKQAGMEAHGLAVLDRVALPLTTTDENLEYLRTKRDRMGHLIDNLPEAHPTLSGGKQTVITNPIREVVA; this is encoded by the coding sequence ATGACCATTTTGGACAAAGTCGAGGACGCCATCGACGACATTGCCGCCGGACGGCCTGTGGTCGTGGTCGACGATGAGGACCGCGAAAACGAAGGTGACCTGATCTTCGCCGCCGAGTTCGCCACCGCCGAACTTCTGGCCTTCACCGTTCGCCACACGTCCGGATACATTTGTGTGCCCATGGAAGCCCAGGACTGCAAGCGTCTCGATCTCCCCCCCGCGTTCCACACCAATTCGGACCCTCGCGGCACCGCCTACACCGTTTCCGTTGACGCACGCACCGGCGTCAGCACCGGAATATCCGCTGCGGACCGGGCCCGTACCATCCGCCTGCTCAGCAGCCCCGAGACCAAGCCGACCGACTTGACTCGGCCAGGTCACGTCGTCGGCCTGCGCGCCCGCGACGGCGGTGTACTGACCCGTCCGGGTCACACCGAGGCCGCAGTCGACCTGGCACGCATGGCGGGGGCACGCCCCACCGGTGTGCTGTGTGAACTGGTCAACGACGACGGCACCATGCAGCGCCTACCGCAGCTGCGTGCCTTTGCCGACGAGCACGGCCTCAAGTTGATCAGCATCGCCGACCTCATCGAGTACCGCCGTCGCACCGAGAAGCAGGTGGAGCGCTTGGCCGAAGCCCAGCTGCCCACAGCGCACGGTCATTTCCGCGCGATCGGTTACCGATCCAGCATCGACGACGCCGAGCATGTCGCCCTGGTGAAGGGCGACATCGGTGACGGTGAGAACGTACTGGTGAGAGTGCACTCGGAGTGCCTCACAGGTGATGCCTTCGGATCGCTGCGCTGTGACTGCGGCCCGCAGCTGCAATCGGCCCTAGCCGAGATTGAACGAGCCGGGCGCGGCATTGTGCTCTACATGGGTGGCCACGAGGGCCGCGGCATCGGACTGGTCCACAAACTTCAGGCCTACCAGCTGCAAGATCGCGGACGCGACACCGTCGAGGCAAATCTCGAACTGGGCCTTCCCGCCGATGGACGCGACTACCGCATCAGCGCGCAAATCCTCGCTGAGCTGGGCGTGAGAAGCATGCGTTTGCTCACCAACAACCCACTCAAACAAGCGGGGATGGAAGCTCACGGCCTAGCGGTTCTCGACCGCGTGGCCCTCCCACTGACAACCACCGACGAAAACCTCGAATACCTGCGGACCAAGCGTGACCGCATGGGCCACCTCATTGACAACCTGCCCGAGGCTCACCCGACCCTCTCCGGCGGCAAACAGACAGTGATCACCAATCCGATTCGAGAGGTCGTCGCCTAA
- a CDS encoding PH domain-containing protein: MSTSPSPNSSQEGRSPEPLGTSHEAAQAQPQNSWPTPPAPHAGSHHGREAHEPYPAAPDAEPPPPQPEHIEAVVAQATVPTDEKKRLHPLTPLLTSVRMLVAIFAAASWQMIIQNNIDVGLYIALATGVIGGISGWLSWMFTGYQFVGRELHITEGVLVRRHRSIPLERLQSVEVAQPLFARPFKLAALRLDVAGAAETEAPLAYMKLHEANHLRSELLRLSHALQGRPPAQETPAATSDAQGLSTPIVQSFHHPARQPSERLLAAVPDGRLIGAHVLDMATGFILLAIGLIVIGSLAPVAYTLLGFTGALFILAIGVISVVSSVLKDWRFTCAEAGDRLWVRRGITERRSQVVPLERVTLVVKESPLWWRMLGWSRVRAATASVGLQGASNLQTSGTVLPVGPDEQATYMASESLRKTNFAQLVLHPVPRRARFRLPATWWVHAAGLNPHVFACQYGLLTRRVLAVPYARIQSVGVVQGPWQRALNLATVKVKIPGGLGLHTAAISRDVAEAMQLAAEIRQRADAAAADERAQREAEAKEWAERDEARWDVSPAMPPAPPAPPQ, from the coding sequence ATGAGCACCTCACCATCTCCCAACTCCTCCCAGGAGGGACGTTCACCCGAACCACTGGGGACCTCACACGAGGCCGCACAGGCCCAACCGCAAAACTCCTGGCCAACTCCCCCAGCCCCGCACGCGGGCTCCCACCACGGGCGCGAGGCCCACGAACCCTATCCGGCCGCGCCCGACGCAGAACCGCCTCCGCCGCAACCCGAACACATCGAAGCCGTGGTCGCCCAAGCCACAGTCCCCACCGACGAGAAAAAGCGACTACATCCGCTCACTCCCCTCTTGACCAGCGTGCGCATGCTCGTGGCCATCTTCGCCGCCGCCTCCTGGCAAATGATCATTCAAAACAACATCGACGTCGGCCTATATATCGCGCTGGCCACCGGTGTCATCGGTGGCATCAGCGGCTGGTTGTCGTGGATGTTCACCGGCTACCAGTTTGTGGGCCGGGAACTTCACATCACCGAGGGTGTCCTCGTACGCAGACACCGCTCCATCCCGCTGGAACGCTTGCAATCAGTCGAAGTCGCACAACCGCTCTTCGCCCGCCCGTTCAAGCTGGCCGCACTGCGGCTAGACGTCGCCGGGGCAGCCGAGACAGAAGCCCCGCTGGCGTATATGAAGCTCCACGAGGCCAACCATTTGCGTTCGGAACTGCTGCGACTCTCCCACGCGCTGCAAGGCCGTCCCCCTGCCCAGGAAACCCCTGCCGCGACAAGTGACGCGCAAGGACTCTCGACCCCGATCGTGCAGTCGTTCCACCATCCCGCGCGACAACCATCCGAACGTCTGCTGGCCGCAGTGCCCGATGGACGTCTCATCGGCGCGCACGTACTCGATATGGCTACCGGGTTCATCCTCCTGGCCATCGGGCTGATCGTGATCGGCTCGCTCGCGCCAGTGGCCTACACCCTCTTGGGCTTCACCGGCGCGTTGTTCATCCTTGCCATCGGGGTCATTAGCGTCGTCAGCTCAGTCTTGAAGGACTGGCGTTTCACCTGTGCGGAGGCAGGAGACCGGCTGTGGGTGCGCCGGGGCATCACGGAGCGACGCTCGCAGGTGGTGCCACTGGAGCGAGTCACGTTGGTGGTGAAGGAGTCGCCACTGTGGTGGAGGATGCTGGGTTGGTCGCGAGTACGCGCGGCCACAGCCAGCGTCGGCCTGCAAGGCGCTTCGAACTTGCAGACCTCCGGCACGGTACTGCCAGTGGGCCCCGACGAGCAGGCGACATATATGGCCTCAGAGTCGCTTCGTAAGACGAACTTCGCGCAGCTGGTCTTGCATCCGGTGCCACGCCGGGCCCGATTCCGTCTCCCCGCCACCTGGTGGGTCCATGCCGCAGGGCTGAATCCGCATGTGTTCGCCTGCCAGTACGGGCTGCTGACGCGGCGAGTCTTGGCGGTGCCCTACGCCCGCATCCAGTCCGTCGGCGTCGTGCAAGGCCCATGGCAAAGGGCTTTGAACCTAGCCACGGTTAAGGTGAAAATCCCCGGGGGACTGGGCCTGCACACGGCTGCCATCAGTCGCGACGTCGCCGAGGCCATGCAGTTGGCAGCCGAGATTCGCCAGCGCGCAGATGCGGCCGCGGCCGACGAGCGAGCTCAACGCGAAGCGGAGGCTAAGGAGTGGGCCGAACGCGACGAGGCGCGTTGGGACGTGTCGCCAGCCATGCCGCCAGCGCCGCCAGCGCCGCCCCAGTGA
- the fmt gene encoding methionyl-tRNA formyltransferase gives MRLIFAGTPEVAIPSLDAIAASHHELAAVLTQPDARSGRGRKTRPSPVAQWAEDHRIEVLKPERVSDCLARIRELDVDCAPVVAYGNLVGQSALALPRLGWINLHFSLLPAWRGAAPVQHAVLAGDDMTGACVFQLERGLDTGPVFGQLTEPIAEADTSGSLLERLATAGARLLVDVLDGMEAGVLQAKPQSDQGVSHAPKLTTEDARIRWDQPAFAVDRRIRAVTPAPGAWTTLGDDRFGLGPIIVDPDGPKLAPGEASLGKKIIHVGTATDPVRLGEVKPAGKKLMPAAAWANGIRGSEVRFI, from the coding sequence ATGAGACTTATTTTCGCCGGTACTCCCGAGGTGGCCATACCGTCGCTCGATGCCATCGCCGCCTCGCACCACGAATTGGCCGCAGTGCTCACACAACCGGATGCTCGTAGTGGCCGGGGCCGTAAGACGCGCCCATCCCCAGTGGCGCAGTGGGCCGAGGACCACCGCATCGAGGTACTCAAGCCCGAGCGAGTCAGCGACTGCCTCGCCCGGATACGCGAGCTTGATGTGGACTGTGCGCCTGTGGTCGCCTACGGAAACCTAGTTGGCCAAAGCGCGTTGGCGCTTCCCCGGCTAGGCTGGATCAACCTGCACTTTTCCCTACTTCCCGCCTGGCGCGGAGCCGCTCCGGTACAGCACGCTGTCCTAGCGGGGGATGATATGACCGGCGCGTGTGTCTTCCAGCTTGAACGAGGCCTCGACACCGGACCGGTGTTCGGTCAGCTCACCGAGCCCATCGCGGAGGCCGACACCTCAGGATCACTCCTGGAGAGACTCGCCACAGCCGGGGCGCGGCTGCTGGTCGACGTGCTCGACGGCATGGAAGCAGGAGTACTGCAAGCCAAACCGCAGTCGGACCAGGGCGTCTCCCATGCCCCCAAGCTGACCACTGAAGACGCGCGTATCCGCTGGGACCAGCCCGCCTTCGCCGTCGATCGCCGGATCAGAGCCGTCACCCCGGCTCCTGGAGCGTGGACGACTCTCGGCGACGACCGCTTCGGGCTTGGCCCCATCATCGTCGACCCCGATGGCCCCAAGCTCGCTCCCGGCGAGGCGTCGCTGGGCAAGAAGATCATCCATGTGGGCACCGCTACCGATCCGGTCCGGCTCGGTGAAGTAAAGCCAGCCGGTAAGAAGCTCATGCCAGCCGCGGCCTGGGCCAACGGCATACGGGGAAGCGAAGTGCGATTTATATGA
- a CDS encoding ATP-binding cassette domain-containing protein, protein MSMSVSVRDLTLKYGDTEALSKVSFDLEPGKIYGLLGRNGAGKTTLMSVIAAFRRATEGQVLLDGKVGWENADLLSRVCLIREGGDFIDSDKLRDVFDVAQLRPSWDSEYAEKLVDKFAVDSSKRIDALSRGQRSIVAGIVGLASRADLTMFDEVHLGMDAPTRYDFYQELLADYLENPRTIVLSTHLIDEVAKYLEEVLIIHRGELLRHDTAEKLQTMGASLTGPARAVDEVTDGLEVLASQQLGSTKQVTVSERLDPQRRKQAAASGIEMGPVGLQDLFIHLTRNTSRE, encoded by the coding sequence ATGAGTATGTCTGTGAGCGTGCGTGATCTGACGCTCAAATATGGCGACACCGAAGCATTGTCGAAAGTGTCATTCGATTTGGAACCAGGCAAGATTTATGGCCTGCTGGGAAGAAATGGCGCGGGCAAGACAACGTTGATGAGCGTCATTGCCGCGTTCCGACGCGCCACTGAGGGGCAGGTTCTCCTTGATGGGAAGGTCGGATGGGAGAACGCCGATCTTCTCTCCCGCGTGTGCCTCATCCGTGAAGGCGGCGACTTCATTGACAGCGACAAGCTGCGGGATGTTTTCGATGTGGCTCAACTGCGGCCATCGTGGGATTCCGAATACGCTGAGAAGCTTGTCGACAAGTTCGCGGTTGACTCCTCTAAACGCATTGACGCGCTCTCTCGTGGTCAGCGATCGATCGTGGCGGGCATTGTAGGCCTGGCGAGCCGAGCTGATCTGACCATGTTCGATGAGGTGCACCTAGGCATGGACGCCCCAACACGATACGACTTCTACCAGGAACTGTTGGCCGATTACCTAGAGAACCCGCGCACCATCGTCCTGTCGACCCACCTCATTGACGAGGTCGCGAAATACCTTGAAGAAGTTCTCATCATTCACCGGGGAGAACTACTGCGCCACGACACCGCCGAAAAACTGCAAACCATGGGGGCCAGCCTGACCGGACCAGCCAGGGCCGTTGACGAGGTGACCGATGGTTTGGAAGTCCTTGCCTCTCAGCAACTGGGTTCGACCAAGCAGGTCACCGTGTCCGAACGCCTCGATCCGCAAAGACGGAAGCAAGCTGCCGCCTCGGGCATCGAGATGGGTCCGGTTGGCCTTCAGGACCTGTTTATCCACCTGACCAGAAACACCTCTAGGGAGTAG
- a CDS encoding riboflavin synthase gives MFTGIVEELGEVAEIRPGRIAVRGPKVTSDAAFGDSIAVNGVCLTVAALTGDQFEADVMDETYKRTAVGQLQVGDPVNLERAATLQTRLGGHLVQGHVDGIGEILKREPAAEWETVYFRLPSGLAKYVVEKGSIAIDGTSLTVAWIDGDEFAVGLIPTTLESTTLGRKQPGAPVHIETDVTAKHLEKLLAARSEGTPQ, from the coding sequence ATGTTCACCGGAATTGTGGAAGAGCTCGGCGAAGTCGCCGAGATTCGCCCCGGTCGTATCGCCGTGCGTGGCCCCAAAGTCACCTCTGACGCTGCCTTTGGCGACTCCATCGCTGTCAATGGCGTGTGTTTGACCGTAGCCGCGCTGACGGGCGATCAGTTCGAAGCCGACGTCATGGACGAGACATATAAGCGCACCGCGGTCGGTCAGCTCCAAGTGGGCGACCCTGTCAACCTGGAACGCGCGGCTACCCTCCAGACCCGCTTGGGCGGACACCTCGTCCAGGGCCACGTTGACGGCATTGGGGAAATCCTCAAACGTGAACCGGCCGCCGAGTGGGAGACCGTCTACTTCCGGCTTCCCAGCGGGCTTGCCAAGTACGTCGTTGAAAAGGGTTCCATCGCCATCGATGGCACCTCACTGACCGTGGCCTGGATCGACGGCGACGAGTTCGCCGTCGGACTCATCCCCACCACTTTGGAATCCACCACCCTGGGACGCAAGCAGCCCGGCGCACCTGTCCACATTGAAACGGACGTCACCGCCAAACACCTAGAGAAACTGCTGGCCGCCCGCAGCGAAGGGACACCGCAATGA
- the rpe gene encoding ribulose-phosphate 3-epimerase: MTHDAASKTADFPETVVAPSLLAADFANLAEASRSVADDIDWLHVDVMDNHFVPNLTLGPPVVSSLKAAVDIPLDCHLMIENPDKWAPGYAELGAYNVSFHAEAADKPVDLARNLRAAGTKAGLAIDRDTDIEPYLDILPEFDTLLIMTIKAGFGGQSFMPELLAKVRTARNSIRSGHLNVRIEVDGGISASTIEAAAEAGADAFVAGTAVFGAEDPAQACRKLRSLADGARRR; encoded by the coding sequence GTGACACACGACGCAGCTTCGAAGACCGCCGATTTTCCCGAGACCGTAGTCGCCCCGAGTCTGCTGGCCGCCGACTTTGCCAATCTGGCCGAGGCCAGCCGCAGCGTCGCGGATGACATCGACTGGCTGCACGTAGACGTCATGGACAACCATTTCGTCCCCAACCTCACTTTGGGCCCCCCGGTCGTCTCCTCGTTGAAAGCCGCGGTGGACATACCGCTGGATTGTCACCTCATGATCGAGAACCCCGATAAATGGGCTCCTGGATACGCCGAACTGGGCGCTTACAACGTCTCCTTCCACGCTGAGGCGGCAGACAAACCCGTCGACCTTGCCCGCAACCTTCGAGCCGCCGGCACCAAAGCCGGTCTCGCCATCGACCGTGACACCGATATCGAGCCCTACCTGGACATCCTGCCGGAGTTCGACACGCTACTCATCATGACCATCAAGGCCGGGTTCGGCGGTCAGAGCTTCATGCCCGAACTGTTGGCGAAGGTGCGCACCGCGCGCAATTCGATTCGTTCGGGCCATCTCAATGTGCGTATCGAAGTCGATGGCGGGATCTCCGCATCCACCATTGAAGCCGCTGCCGAAGCGGGGGCCGACGCCTTCGTGGCCGGAACGGCTGTCTTCGGAGCCGAGGATCCGGCGCAGGCGTGCCGCAAGCTTCGTTCCCTGGCCGATGGGGCCCGGCGACGCTAA
- the hisG gene encoding ATP phosphoribosyltransferase, with translation MLRIAVPNKGSLSRAASDMLKEAGYRQRPGDRELTCIDTANDVTFFYLRPSDIATYVASGELDLGITGRDLAINADTVVEETLALGFGRSTFRYAARPGTAASVKDLDGKRIATSYDGVVRRDLEANGVKAEIVHLAGAVENAIVLGVADAVADVVETGATLRQAGLEVFGEPIMKSEAILIRQSDNGEEEEEAVQQLLRRLRGVLVARQYVMLAYDVRAELLEEAAAVTPGVESPTVSPLHREGWVAVQAMTSRDNLHQAMDKLYALGARGILATNIDACRLLMRP, from the coding sequence ATGCTCCGCATCGCCGTACCCAACAAAGGGTCGCTCTCCCGCGCCGCCAGCGACATGCTCAAAGAAGCCGGATACCGGCAACGCCCCGGAGACCGCGAACTAACCTGTATCGACACAGCCAACGACGTCACCTTCTTCTACCTTCGCCCCTCCGACATCGCCACTTACGTGGCCTCCGGCGAACTAGATCTGGGCATCACCGGACGCGACCTAGCGATCAACGCCGACACCGTCGTCGAAGAGACCCTCGCTCTGGGCTTCGGCCGCTCGACCTTCCGCTACGCGGCCCGACCCGGCACAGCCGCCTCGGTCAAGGACCTCGACGGCAAACGCATCGCCACCTCCTATGACGGTGTCGTGCGCCGAGACCTGGAAGCCAACGGCGTCAAGGCCGAGATCGTTCACCTAGCCGGAGCCGTTGAAAACGCCATCGTGCTCGGCGTCGCCGACGCCGTCGCCGACGTGGTGGAAACCGGGGCCACCCTGCGCCAAGCTGGTCTGGAAGTCTTCGGCGAACCGATCATGAAGTCCGAAGCCATCCTCATCCGGCAAAGCGACAACGGTGAGGAGGAAGAAGAGGCCGTGCAACAACTCTTGCGCCGCCTGCGGGGAGTGCTCGTGGCTCGCCAATACGTCATGCTCGCCTACGATGTGCGCGCCGAGTTGCTCGAAGAAGCCGCCGCGGTCACACCCGGCGTTGAATCCCCGACGGTCTCTCCACTGCACCGCGAAGGATGGGTCGCCGTTCAAGCCATGACCAGCCGCGACAACCTGCACCAGGCGATGGACAAGCTATACGCCTTGGGAGCCCGTGGCATCCTGGCCACCAACATCGACGCGTGTCGGCTGTTAATGCGTCCGTGA
- the ribH gene encoding 6,7-dimethyl-8-ribityllumazine synthase: MAGEGTPQLLAQDAQDLTLGIVATRWHAHLVDQMISRAQIAAHHAGIAQPQLVRVAGAVELPVVAQALARKHDAVLALGVVIRGGTAHFEYVCNSVTDGLTRIALDESTPVAHGVLTVDTVEQARDRAGFDGSAEDKGYEGVMAALDAAVAIRTVNA, encoded by the coding sequence ATGGCCGGAGAAGGAACACCGCAGCTACTGGCTCAGGACGCCCAAGATCTGACACTTGGCATCGTCGCCACTCGCTGGCACGCTCACCTGGTCGATCAGATGATCTCCCGCGCCCAGATCGCGGCACACCACGCCGGCATCGCCCAACCGCAGCTGGTCCGCGTGGCCGGGGCCGTTGAACTGCCTGTGGTCGCCCAAGCGCTGGCCCGCAAACATGATGCCGTGTTGGCCCTAGGGGTGGTCATACGCGGCGGCACCGCGCACTTCGAATACGTGTGTAACTCCGTGACCGACGGGCTCACCCGGATCGCGCTAGACGAATCCACCCCGGTCGCCCACGGAGTGCTCACCGTCGACACCGTCGAGCAGGCCCGTGACCGGGCCGGTTTCGACGGCTCGGCCGAGGACAAAGGCTACGAAGGTGTCATGGCCGCCCTAGACGCGGCCGTCGCCATCCGCACAGTCAACGCATAG